Sequence from the Priestia megaterium genome:
TGCTAACTTCACTTTCAGTACCGACAACTTGAACACCTTTCATATCATCCTTAATATGGTCATACCAAGGATCACCTAACCAAGATTGCACGGCCCCGACAGGTTTAATACCCATTGCTAGCAAGGCTTCTGTTCCTTCATTTGTTAAAACCACAACACGCTTAGGTGTTTTAGGGATCTCTGTTTTTCCCATTGCATGCTTGATTGTGTAAGTTTGCTCTTTCTTTGAACTTGACTCTTCTTTTGAAGCTCCATTACTGCCACAAGCAGCCATGAAAACTAAAAAGAGAGCAGTTAACAAGGCAAGTACAACTTTTGAATATGTACGCATATTTTATCCCCCAGTAAATATGATAATGATTTTCATTCTTATTTATAATGCTACATTCACATATAAACTGTCAATAAGATTAGGAAATAATTTATATTTTTAATAGAATTACTTATAGCTTGACGAAATTAATCAAGTAATTTCCTCTGTTTTCAAACTGTATATCGTATACATTTCTAGTTTGTATAAGGTCGCTTTTCGGAAGACACCATCAAAAAGAACGCTTATATGAATAAGAGGTTTGCAGAGAATTATAACCTTTAGGCAATAGTATTTATGTATTCATAAATACTATTGCTTGTCTCATATATTTATATAAAATTCTAGAAGAAAAAGAGGTGGAAAATGTGAAGCATATGCTGATGGTATGTAATCAACATGTGAAGGAGGGACTTATACGCCTTGAAATTCCCCATGTAAAGAAGATTCACTACTCTAAACATACCTGTTCTTTTTGTAATAAAAAGGCTGAAATAAAAATTTTTTATTCCATCCCTCAAAAATATAGTAAAAACAATTTTATAGTATGAGAAAAATAGTATGAGAAGCCTAAAACCCTGTGTGCTTTTAGCAAAAATAACGCCGCAATACTCAATTTACATTTGTTGATCTATTACCAATATGTAGTGTTAAAAATTAAAGAGGGCTAATTAATATATCTTCTTTCTATACAGTAGTTCCATTCATTTACTAATCAAACAGGTCCGGAGCAAATAAAAAGATTCAATTCAGAAGTCCAACAAGCAGCCACAGGTATATTTGCTTTTAAGAGAAAAGTGTAGGTTTAATCTTAACCTGTCAACTACCAGGTACAAATAATTTTCCTCTTCTGGCTGATCATGTTTTTCGAGGAGCTGAAAGGCTCCTTCATATTATCGATATGTTTGAAGAGAGTCTTCAAGCACGTAAGTAGTGTATTAGTGTCAAATTTTAAATTTCCTCTTTACGGCTCTTAATGACTTAAATTAAAGGGCTTCGAGTTTTAAGGAAGCCTTTTTTATTACCTTTCTTGGAAAATACTATATTTTTTAAGAAGGCTGTCGGAGTTTTTACATATTTTTTATAAAATGATAATGATATTCATTTTCAATCATGCTATTATATTTTAGTACTTATATTTTTATTTATTGGAGGAAACAACATGTTTATTGAGGTTTTAAGACAAAACAAGAAGGTCTCTATACTTTTGGCTGTGTTACGTGTATATCTTGGATATACATGGTTAATGGCTGGATGGGGGAAAATAGCAGGCGGACAGTTTGATGCTTCTGGTTTTTTGAAAGGAACATTAGCACAAGCAACTGGAGATCACCCGGCAGTTCAGGGATGGTGGGTTGTCTTTCTAGAAAACCTAGCGATTCCTCATGTAGAACTATTTAATACATTAGTACCTTGGGGAGAATTACTAGTCGGGATAGGTTTATTGATTGGTTGCTTTACTAAAACAGCCGTATTCTTTGGCCTTGTTATGAATTTTTCTTATTTGTTTAGTGGTTCAACAAGTACCAATGTACAACTTGTTTTATTGTCTATGTTTATTCTTGTTTCTGCTTTAAATGCAGGTAGATATGGAGTAGATGGTGTGTTGCTATCACGACTTAAAGATAAACTATTTATTAATAAAATCACTGAGATTAAGGATGTGGCTTAGTTTCTTTAGATAAGTTCAAAAGATCGCCGATATTGGCGGTCTTTTTTGTTACTAGTCTTAGATTTATGGAGGTATGCAAACTTGATAAAAGGCCAGTATTAACAACCTCCAATTTGTTAATCATAACAAAAGAGGAGGTGTGATAATATGGAGCAAAATATTCTTTGTGAAGTAAACAACTGTAAATATTGGTATTCTGGCAACAAATGTACTGCGGATGAGATTTATGTTGTCAGCCATAAAGGCAAACAGGCTTCAAATAGTCAAGATACAGATTGCAAAACATTTATACCAGAAGTTTGATAAATAAGGGTAACCATAAGGAAGATGGTTACCCTTATTTATTAATAGTATTGATACTAATAATCATTTTCATTCATGACAATTTAATTTTAACTTCTTTTCATTTTTAAATAATAAGTAATGTGCTTTCTCTACTTTTTCTTCTACGTATTCAAGTGAATAGTTCCCAAAGTAACACATTGTGTCGAACTAGATGCTACAGTTGTAATTGGAACTCAAATCAGTAGAGTAAATACAGCTTGCAAAGCATTAACATAAATAAAAGTGATTATGTTAACTGATTTGGCATACTATGTATTAATTAACTGTAATATTCACAATTATCATACTTTTCATATTCATTACTCTTAAGATAAAATTGAAGTAAGAATAACGAGAGGAATGGGTTATTTTGCCTAATAAATTAGAAGTAGATAATGATATTCGAAATAATTTACGTTCCGACTGTTTAAATTGTTTTGGCTTATGTTGTGTAGCTTTACGGTATACAAGGTCTACTGATTTTGCATTTGACAAAGATAGTGGAACA
This genomic interval carries:
- a CDS encoding DoxX family protein, with the translated sequence MFIEVLRQNKKVSILLAVLRVYLGYTWLMAGWGKIAGGQFDASGFLKGTLAQATGDHPAVQGWWVVFLENLAIPHVELFNTLVPWGELLVGIGLLIGCFTKTAVFFGLVMNFSYLFSGSTSTNVQLVLLSMFILVSALNAGRYGVDGVLLSRLKDKLFINKITEIKDVA
- a CDS encoding DUF1540 domain-containing protein, whose product is MEQNILCEVNNCKYWYSGNKCTADEIYVVSHKGKQASNSQDTDCKTFIPEV